The Kitasatospora sp. NBC_01287 genome contains a region encoding:
- a CDS encoding cytochrome P450, with protein sequence MTQAPHYPQPRTCPYEPPAGYRELGEQGPLLKVTLFDGREAWLVTGYQESREILTHPNLSSQRTHPDFPIVAPRFRSQIARSLAMIAMDPPEHDIYRRFLNPHFSLKQVRRMQPEIERIVSGHVDRIIEHGPPADLVPLLAVPLPSLVICRHLGVPYEDHDFFQDASGKVMLGTEEESGGAAQDLVDYIDRLVTEQIKEPTDGLLGQLVRERVLTGDIGHAELVSIALVLLIAAHETTSSTLALGVITLLEHPEQLALLHEDPERVGTAVEELLRYIATTDLVATRIAKGDIELAGQTIRAGEGVLVSGTLANRDPRTHQRPDELDLLRSDSHHLTFGFGIHQCLGQNLARLELEIAFRELLTRLPGLRLDAPVSELPILGAGTVQRVLSLPVAW encoded by the coding sequence ATGACCCAAGCCCCGCACTACCCGCAGCCGCGCACCTGCCCGTACGAGCCGCCCGCCGGCTACCGCGAACTGGGCGAGCAGGGCCCGCTGCTGAAGGTGACCCTCTTCGACGGCCGCGAGGCCTGGTTGGTCACCGGCTACCAGGAGAGCAGGGAGATCCTCACCCACCCCAACCTCTCCTCGCAGCGCACCCACCCCGACTTCCCCATCGTGGCACCGAGGTTCCGCTCGCAGATCGCCCGCAGCCTGGCCATGATCGCGATGGATCCGCCCGAGCACGACATCTACCGCCGCTTCCTCAACCCGCACTTCAGCCTCAAGCAGGTGCGCCGGATGCAGCCGGAGATCGAGCGGATCGTCTCCGGCCACGTCGACCGGATCATCGAGCACGGCCCGCCGGCCGACCTGGTCCCGCTGCTCGCCGTCCCGCTGCCCTCGCTGGTGATCTGCCGGCACCTCGGCGTGCCCTACGAGGACCACGACTTCTTCCAGGACGCCAGCGGCAAGGTGATGCTCGGCACCGAGGAGGAGTCCGGCGGCGCGGCGCAGGACCTGGTGGACTACATCGACCGCCTGGTCACCGAGCAGATCAAGGAGCCGACCGACGGCCTGCTCGGCCAACTGGTCCGCGAGCGGGTGCTGACCGGCGACATCGGCCACGCGGAGCTGGTCTCGATCGCGCTGGTGCTGCTGATCGCCGCGCACGAGACCACCTCCTCCACCCTCGCGCTGGGCGTCATCACCCTGCTGGAGCACCCCGAGCAACTGGCCCTGCTGCACGAGGACCCGGAGCGGGTGGGCACGGCGGTGGAGGAACTGCTGCGCTACATCGCCACCACCGACCTGGTCGCCACCCGGATCGCCAAGGGCGACATCGAGCTGGCCGGGCAGACCATCCGCGCGGGGGAGGGCGTGCTGGTCTCCGGCACCCTGGCCAACCGCGACCCGCGCACCCACCAGCGCCCGGACGAGCTGGACCTGCTGCGCTCCGACAGCCACCACCTCACCTTCGGCTTCGGCATCCACCAGTGCCTGGGCCAGAACCTGGCCAGGCTCGAACTGGAGATCGCCTTCCGCGAGTTGCTCACCCGGCTGCCCGGACTGCGGCTGGACGCGCCGGTCAGCGAGCTGCCGATCCTCGGCGCCGGCACCGTCCAGCGGGTGCTCTCGCTGCCGGTGGCCTGGTGA
- a CDS encoding ABC transporter ATP-binding protein, with the protein MNPEDPGPGRADPGPLVEIEDLTVRFPASGGAVEAVRGVSLRIRRGQVVALVGGSGSGKSVTARALLGLAGRDAAVAAERLRFDGTDLRGRTDRQWRALRGRRIGYVLQDALGSLDPLRRIGAEVTEAAREHRTVAARELPAEAVRLLAEAGVPRPEQRARQFAHELSGGLRQRALIAAALSARPELLIADEPTTALDATVQRQVLRLLRERTAGGTAVLLISHDLGLVAEIADHVHVMHQGRFVEQGPPERVLRAPVHPYTRELVAAVPDGSRSAAPLGRPGPVLLRAAGLAKSYRLPDRAVLRAVDGVDLEVRAGESLGIVGESGSGKTTVGRMLAGLVRPDTGSVELGGRSWAELRGAERRSARRRVQLVHQDPLASFDPRYTVRRLLAEPLSAIGLPAAERPARIAELLDDVGLAAGLLDRMGRDLSGGQRQRLAIARALAPRPEVVVCDEPVSALDATVQAQILDLFERVRERLGVAFVLISHDLGVVRRLSHRVLVMKDGRVVESGPAARVFEAPRHPYTQELLAAVPRLPSTPDAPSHQSPSHQSPSHQS; encoded by the coding sequence CCGTGCGCTTCCCCGCGAGCGGTGGCGCCGTCGAGGCGGTGCGCGGCGTCTCGCTGCGGATCCGGCGCGGCCAGGTGGTGGCCCTGGTCGGCGGGTCCGGCTCCGGCAAGAGCGTCACCGCCCGCGCGCTGCTCGGGCTGGCGGGCCGGGACGCCGCGGTGGCCGCCGAGCGGCTGCGCTTCGACGGCACCGACCTGCGCGGGCGCACCGACCGCCAGTGGCGCGCCCTGCGCGGGCGGCGGATCGGCTACGTGCTGCAGGACGCGCTCGGCTCGCTCGACCCGCTGCGCCGGATCGGCGCCGAGGTCACCGAGGCCGCCCGGGAGCACCGCACCGTCGCGGCAAGGGAGTTGCCGGCCGAGGCCGTGCGGCTGCTGGCCGAGGCGGGCGTGCCGCGCCCGGAGCAGCGGGCCCGGCAGTTCGCGCACGAGCTCTCCGGCGGCCTGCGCCAGCGGGCCCTGATCGCCGCCGCGCTCTCGGCCCGCCCCGAGCTGCTGATCGCCGACGAGCCGACCACCGCGCTGGACGCCACCGTGCAGCGCCAAGTGCTGCGGCTGCTGCGCGAACGCACCGCCGGCGGCACCGCCGTGCTGCTGATCAGCCACGACCTGGGCCTGGTCGCCGAGATCGCCGACCACGTGCACGTGATGCACCAGGGGCGGTTCGTCGAGCAGGGCCCGCCCGAGCGGGTGCTGCGCGCCCCCGTCCACCCGTACACCCGCGAGCTGGTCGCCGCCGTGCCCGACGGCAGCCGCAGCGCCGCGCCGCTCGGGCGGCCGGGGCCGGTGCTGCTGAGGGCGGCGGGGCTGGCCAAGTCCTACCGGCTGCCGGACCGCGCGGTGCTGCGCGCGGTGGACGGGGTCGATCTGGAGGTCCGGGCCGGGGAGAGCCTCGGCATCGTCGGCGAGTCGGGCTCCGGCAAGACCACGGTGGGCCGGATGCTCGCCGGCCTGGTCCGCCCCGACACCGGGTCCGTCGAACTCGGCGGCCGGAGCTGGGCCGAACTGCGCGGGGCCGAACGCCGCTCGGCCCGGCGGCGGGTGCAGCTGGTCCACCAGGACCCGCTCGCCTCCTTCGACCCGCGCTACACCGTGCGCCGCCTGCTGGCCGAGCCGCTGAGCGCCATCGGCCTGCCGGCGGCCGAGCGGCCGGCGCGGATCGCCGAGCTGCTGGACGACGTGGGGCTGGCCGCCGGCCTGCTCGACCGGATGGGCCGCGACCTGTCCGGCGGCCAGCGCCAGCGGCTGGCCATCGCCCGCGCGCTGGCCCCGCGTCCCGAGGTGGTGGTCTGCGACGAGCCGGTCTCGGCGCTGGACGCCACCGTGCAGGCCCAGATCCTGGACCTCTTCGAGCGGGTGCGCGAGCGGCTGGGCGTGGCCTTCGTCCTCATCTCGCACGACCTCGGCGTGGTCCGCCGGCTCAGCCACCGGGTGCTGGTGATGAAGGACGGGCGGGTGGTCGAGTCAGGGCCGGCCGCGCGGGTCTTCGAGGCACCACGGCACCCGTACACCCAGGAGCTGCTGGCCGCCGTGCCGCGGCTGCCCAGCACGCCCGACGCACCGTCGCACCAGTCACCGTCGCACCAGTCACCGTCACACCAGTCGTAG